Proteins found in one Pempheris klunzingeri isolate RE-2024b chromosome 6, fPemKlu1.hap1, whole genome shotgun sequence genomic segment:
- the lmx1a gene encoding LIM homeobox transcription factor 1-alpha, translating into MDQRAVCAGCHRLITDRFLLRVTDGLWHEECVRCAACGDALTNSCFLRDRKLYCKRDYADLFAVRCGGCAQAISPTELVMRAGAAVFHLRCFTCSICSCRLQTGDRCVLREGRLLCAREDYHQCLASPTSSDTGKSDEEEEEEEDEEEEESGKVTGRRVRTEDLESKRPKRPRTILTTQQRRTFKASFEVSSKPCRKVRETLAAETGLSVRVVQVWFQNQRAKMKKLARRQQQQQEQQQQTQEQREHPSHHIAPSRGGLTSEMERLGSSYIHIQQQQQQMGLTTLEQQDYDMDPFRQGLTPPQMPGDHMHPYGFKGLYGDVDRDPLCHLGDSDCLSLGDSSLLTPIDRLYSMQDSYFTS; encoded by the exons ATGGATCAGAGGGCAGTGTGCGCCGGATGCCACCGGCTGATCACAGACAGATTCCTGCTCAGAGTCACTGACGGCCTCTGGCATGAGGAGTGTGTGCGCTGCGCGGCGTGCGGGGACGCGCTCACCAACTCCTGCTTTCTGCGGGACCGCAAACTTTACTGCAAGCGGGACTATGCTGA TCTGTTTGCAGTGCGTTGTGGGGGCTGTGCGCAGGCCATCTCTCCCACAGAGCTGGTGATGCGTGCAGGGGCCGCTGTGTTCCACCTGCGCTGCTTCACCTGCAGCATTTGTTCCTGCCGCCTGCAGACTGGAGACCGCTGCGTCCTCAGGGAGGGACGGCTACTGTGTGCCAGAGAGGACTACCACCAGTGTCTGGCCAGCCCCACCTCCTCAGACACAG GTAAaagtgatgaagaagaagaagaagaagaagatgaggaggaggaggaatctgGGAAAGTTACAGGCAGACGAGTTAGAACAGAAGACCTGGAGAGCAAACGCCCCAAAAGGCCGCGCACTATCCTGACCACTCAACAAAGACGGACCTTTAAAGCCTCGTTTGAGGTCTCATCCAAGCCTTGCCGAAAG GTAAGGGAGACCTTGGCAGCAGAGACTGGTCTGAGTGTCCGGGTTGTGCAGGTCTGGTTCCAGAACCAAAGAGCCAAA ATGAAGAAACTGGCcaggagacagcagcagcagcaggagcagcagcagcagactcagGAGCAGCGTGAGCACCCATCACACCACATAG CGCCCTCCCGTGGTGGTTTGACCTCTGAGATGGAGCGCCTGGGGTCCTCTTATAtccacattcagcagcagcagcagcagatgggaCTCACCACACTGGAGCAGCAGGACTATGACATGGACCCCTTCAGACAGGGCCTGACCCCACCTCAGATGCCAGGGGATCACATGCATCCCTACG GTTTCAAGGGCCTATATGGTGACGTGGACAGAGACCCTCTGTGTCATCTGGGCGACAGCGACTGTCTGTCCCTGGGTGACTCCTCTCTGCTCACCCCTATTGACCGCCTCTACTCCATGCAGGACTCTTACTTCACCTCCTGA
- the LOC139202782 gene encoding L-selectin-like: MKWTLFLLLGSSLAEITLGWTYHHSTKTMNWIQARQWCQASYTDMVVIQNQIENDYLVSKLPNRAKSPYYWIGITKNHKNETWTWIGNNSTWVGEHSWAANEPNNNHSTEFCVEIYVNKGVNRGKWNDEKCANQKYAVCYKAQCNATSCGRGICQETTDNITCICEPGFVGDRCQTAVECPPLSEPENGYLSCTGGNQTFNSTCQFKCFNGFLVRGSPVVACAVTGVWSGPRPVCTSYKQALLAVAGCGAISALGCVCFCWMKRRKRKKLAQVRQPEEVTSPSREAKG; encoded by the exons ATGAAGTGGACATTATTCCTCCTCCTTG GTAGCTCCTTGGCTGAGATTACCTTGGGCTGGACATATCATCACTCAACCAAAACGATGAACTGGATCCAGGCTAGGCAGTGGTGCCAGGCCAGTTACACAGACATGGTGGTCATCCAAAACCAGATAGAGAACGACTACCTTGTCTCAAAGCTGccaaacagagctaaaagtcCATATTACTGGATTGGAATTACTAAAAACCACAAGAATGAAACTTGGACCTGGATTGGTAACAACAGCACATGGGTTGGTGAGCACTCGTGGGCAGCAAATGAGcccaacaacaaccacagcacaGAGTTTTGCGTGGAGATCTACGTGAACAAGGGAGTAAACCGAGGAAAGTGGAATGATGAGAAATGTGCCAATCAAAAATACGCTGTTTGCTATAAAG CCCAATGTAATGCAACATCATGTGGCAGAGGAATATGCCAGGAGACAACAGACAATATAACCTGCATCTGTGAACCTGGTTTTGTGGGAGATAGGTGCCAAACAG CTGTGGAATGCCCCCCTCTGTCTGAGCCTGAAAACGGATACCTTAGCTGCACGGGAGGAAACCAGACCTTCAACTCAACCTGTCAATTTAAGTGCTTCAATGGCTTCCTCGTACGAGGCTCACCAGTTGTTGCCTGTGCGGTCACAGGGGTTTGGAGCGGCCCGAGACCTGTTTGCACAA GCTATAAACAGgctctgctggctgtagctgGGTGTGGAGCCATCTCAGCCCTCggctgtgtctgtttttgctgGATGAAACGCAGAAAAA GAAAGAAACTTGCACAAGTAAG GCAGCCTGAAGAAGTGACAAGTCCATCCAGGGAGGCCAAGGGATGA